The genomic segment GCTGAGGGAGCGTGAACTTCTTCGGGGCACGGTGATGCCAGTAACGACGCACCGTCCGACGACCCAGCTCGTGGGCGGCAAGCAGCAACGCGATGGGAGACTTCGTCGTTCGCACCCACACCGTACGAAAACAACACTACCTACGGTTTAGCTAGCAACGATAAGATTTCTACAGAGCTAGTTTTGTCCCCTTCGCTCGTGTTTTTGGACAAAACGAATCGGACAGTATGGCGCCAAGCGGAGCCGCTTAGGCTGTCTCTCAGTTCACGGGACAGCGCCCTGCGGCGTTGGGTCGAAACTGCGCCAATTGGCATAGCGGTTGCTCCCTCTGCGGATCGTCCGATTGGTTTCCGCGAACTAAGGAGCCCAGCATGCCCCCCGCCTGGAGTGACAAAGACGAACGCCAGTACGAGCACATCAAGCAGAATGCTCAGCAGCGCGGCAAGAGCGAGGAACGTGCCGAAGAGATTGCCGCCCGCACGGTGAACAAGCAGCGGCGCAGTGAGGGCCGGACGCCGAACAAGACGACCCAAGGTACCGGCAACCCTAACACGGGGCTTGAGGACCGGACCGTCGACGAGCTCCGCAACCGCGCTGCTGAGCTGCAGATCGAGGGGCGGAGCAAGATGAACAAGCAGGAGCTGGTCGACGCGATCCGCAGTAAGAATTAGGGCCGCAGCGATTGCCGTGCTTCATGGGCAACGTGGCTAGGGGACCGCCTCGACCCAGACCATCAGCCCGTCGGTGGGGTTCATCTCAACCGTGCTGCCGCCGGGGACTTGCTTGCTCTTGCGGTGGCGCAGCAGCACGAGCGGC from the Posidoniimonas corsicana genome contains:
- a CDS encoding Rho termination factor N-terminal domain-containing protein, with product MPPAWSDKDERQYEHIKQNAQQRGKSEERAEEIAARTVNKQRRSEGRTPNKTTQGTGNPNTGLEDRTVDELRNRAAELQIEGRSKMNKQELVDAIRSKN